A window of the Fuscovulum sp. genome harbors these coding sequences:
- a CDS encoding bifunctional rhamnulose-1-phosphate aldolase/short-chain dehydrogenase — MTRTGNRLENLWDTARAEGMSESEKLLYRSNLLGSDKRVTNFGGGNTSAKVMERDPLTGQMVQVLWVKGSGGDIGSMKMDGFSTLYMDKLHALKGLYRGLAHEDEMVGYLPHCTFNLNPRAASIDTPLHAFVPRAHVDHVHSDAIIAIAASVNSRDLTAQIFGDSIGWLPWKRPGFELGLWLEKFAVENPQARGCVLESHGLFTWADDARDCYLTTLDVINIAADWLAERTAGTPAFGGPARPTLPAEERRAIAARLMPAIRGLISKDRHKVGHFDDNPAVLEFVGSQMLGTLAPMGTSCPDHFLRTKIAPLVVDFDPAKPDIDATLASLEPAIAAYRADYAAYHDRCKHPDSPALRDPNAVVYLVPGVGMFTFALDKATARISGEFYVNAINVMRGASSVSTYQGLPEQEAFDIEYWLLEEAKLQRMPKPKALAGRVALVTGGAGGIGSATAERLLSEGACVMLADIDATALAATSEALAKRHGRDVVRHVVMDVTREDAVAHAHTEIAVEFGGMDILVSNAGIASSAPVEETTLALWNRNMDILSTGYFLVSRDAFRLLRAQGIGGAVIFVASKNGLAASPNASAYCTAKAAEIHLARCLALEGAEAGIRVNVVNPDAVLRGSKIWSGEWLDQRASTYKTDKEGLEEMYRQRSLLKRAVLPEDIAEGVYFFASDLSAKSTGNILNVDAGNKEAFTR; from the coding sequence ATGACCAGAACCGGTAACCGGCTGGAAAACCTGTGGGATACGGCCCGCGCCGAAGGGATGTCCGAGTCGGAAAAGCTGCTCTATCGGTCCAACCTGTTGGGGTCGGACAAGCGGGTCACAAACTTCGGCGGCGGCAATACCAGCGCCAAGGTCATGGAACGCGATCCGCTGACCGGCCAGATGGTTCAGGTTCTATGGGTCAAGGGTTCCGGCGGCGATATCGGTTCCATGAAGATGGATGGGTTCTCCACCCTCTATATGGACAAGTTGCACGCGCTAAAGGGCCTGTATCGCGGCCTCGCGCATGAGGATGAAATGGTGGGCTACCTGCCCCATTGCACCTTCAACCTGAACCCCCGCGCCGCCAGCATCGACACGCCGCTGCATGCCTTTGTCCCGCGCGCCCATGTGGATCATGTCCATTCCGATGCGATCATCGCCATCGCGGCATCCGTGAACTCGCGCGACCTGACCGCACAGATTTTCGGCGACAGCATCGGCTGGCTGCCGTGGAAGCGCCCGGGCTTTGAGCTCGGCTTGTGGCTGGAGAAATTCGCAGTTGAAAACCCGCAGGCGCGCGGTTGCGTGCTGGAAAGCCACGGGTTGTTCACTTGGGCCGATGATGCGCGCGATTGCTATCTGACGACACTCGATGTCATCAACATCGCGGCCGACTGGCTGGCCGAGCGGACGGCAGGCACTCCCGCCTTTGGCGGCCCCGCCCGCCCCACCCTGCCCGCCGAGGAACGCCGCGCCATCGCTGCGCGGCTGATGCCCGCCATTCGCGGCCTGATCTCGAAAGACCGCCACAAGGTGGGCCATTTCGATGACAACCCCGCCGTGCTGGAATTCGTAGGCTCGCAGATGCTGGGCACCTTGGCCCCGATGGGTACTTCCTGTCCCGATCATTTCCTGCGCACCAAAATCGCACCGCTGGTGGTGGATTTCGACCCGGCCAAGCCGGATATCGACGCAACACTGGCCTCGCTGGAACCCGCAATCGCCGCCTATCGCGCCGATTACGCCGCATATCATGACCGCTGCAAACACCCAGACAGCCCAGCCCTGCGCGACCCGAATGCCGTTGTCTATCTCGTGCCGGGCGTGGGCATGTTCACCTTCGCGCTGGACAAGGCCACCGCCCGCATCTCGGGCGAATTCTACGTGAACGCGATCAACGTGATGCGTGGCGCCAGCAGCGTGTCCACTTATCAGGGCCTGCCGGAACAAGAGGCATTCGACATTGAATACTGGCTTTTGGAAGAGGCCAAGCTGCAACGCATGCCCAAACCCAAGGCACTGGCAGGCCGGGTGGCGCTGGTTACCGGCGGCGCGGGCGGGATCGGATCGGCCACTGCGGAACGTCTGCTTTCCGAAGGCGCCTGCGTCATGCTGGCCGATATCGACGCGACCGCCCTCGCCGCCACTTCAGAGGCTCTCGCCAAACGCCATGGCCGCGATGTCGTGCGTCATGTCGTGATGGACGTGACGCGCGAAGATGCAGTCGCCCACGCCCATACCGAAATCGCGGTGGAATTTGGCGGGATGGATATCCTGGTATCCAATGCCGGCATCGCCTCCTCTGCCCCGGTGGAGGAAACCACGCTCGCCCTGTGGAATCGCAACATGGATATCCTGTCGACAGGATACTTCCTTGTCAGCCGCGACGCCTTCCGCCTGCTGCGCGCGCAGGGCATTGGCGGCGCGGTGATCTTCGTGGCCTCCAAGAACGGCCTTGCCGCCAGCCCCAACGCCAGCGCCTATTGCACCGCCAAGGCGGCGGAAATTCACTTGGCCCGTTGCCTTGCTCTGGAAGGGGCCGAGGCGGGCATCCGCGTGAATGTGGTCAACCCCGATGCCGTGCTGCGCGGATCAAAGATCTGGTCCGGCGAATGGCTGGATCAGCGCGCCTCCACCTACAAGACCGACAAGGAAGGGCTGGAAGAGATGTATCGCCAGCGCTCGCTTCTGAAACGCGCGGTCCTGCCCGAAGACATTGCCGAAGGCGTCTATTTCTTCGCCTCGGATCTTTCGGCAAAATCGACGGGCAATATCCTGAACGTCGACGCCGGCAACAAGGAAGCCTTCACACGCTGA
- a CDS encoding L-rhamnose isomerase gives MTKAYDLAKDAFAEWGVDTETALAALARIAISVHCWQGDDVGGFERKSGTSGGGIQATGNHPGRARTPDELRADLDFAFGNIPGTHRLNLHACYLDSTETPDRDQIEYHHFTPWVDWAKDRGLGLDFNPTFFGHAKADDNLTLSHPDAGIREFWVEHGRRSRDIAARIGAELGSQCVNNIWVPDGYKDIPIDRMAARQRLWASLDAMLAPPHDPATLLDAVESKLFGIGVEACTVGSHEFYLGYAARRGIALCLDMGHFHPTESVADKLSSVALSIADILLHVSRPMRWDSDHVVLLNDDLLAMAQELVFANLLDRTRIGLDFFDATISRTAAWVIGTRNMQKALLRALLLPQAHLKSVEERLDFTARLLWTEEVKDLPFAAVWAEFCTRQDVPTGAALINALHSYQHSVESRG, from the coding sequence ATGACCAAGGCTTATGATCTGGCGAAAGATGCCTTTGCCGAATGGGGCGTGGATACCGAAACCGCCCTCGCTGCGCTGGCGCGGATTGCGATTTCCGTCCATTGCTGGCAGGGCGATGATGTGGGCGGGTTCGAGCGGAAATCCGGCACTTCGGGCGGCGGGATTCAGGCAACCGGCAATCATCCCGGCCGCGCCCGCACCCCCGATGAACTGCGCGCCGATCTCGATTTCGCCTTCGGCAACATCCCCGGCACGCACCGCCTGAACCTGCACGCCTGCTATCTGGACAGCACAGAAACCCCTGACCGAGACCAGATTGAATATCACCACTTCACCCCATGGGTGGATTGGGCAAAGGATCGCGGTCTTGGCCTTGATTTCAACCCCACCTTCTTTGGCCATGCCAAGGCCGATGACAACCTGACCCTGTCGCATCCCGATGCGGGCATCCGCGAGTTCTGGGTCGAACATGGCCGCCGCTCGCGCGACATAGCCGCCCGCATCGGCGCGGAACTGGGCAGCCAATGCGTGAACAACATCTGGGTGCCCGACGGCTACAAGGACATCCCCATCGACCGTATGGCCGCGCGGCAGCGGCTTTGGGCATCACTCGACGCGATGTTGGCCCCGCCACATGATCCGGCCACGCTGCTTGATGCCGTGGAATCCAAGCTGTTTGGCATCGGGGTAGAGGCCTGCACCGTTGGCAGCCATGAGTTTTATCTGGGCTATGCCGCCCGCAGGGGCATCGCGCTCTGCCTCGACATGGGACATTTCCACCCCACCGAAAGCGTGGCCGACAAGCTGTCGTCGGTCGCGCTGTCGATCGCTGACATTTTGCTGCACGTCTCGCGCCCGATGCGCTGGGACAGCGACCATGTGGTCCTTTTGAACGACGATCTGCTGGCGATGGCGCAGGAACTGGTCTTTGCGAACCTGCTGGACCGCACGCGCATCGGGCTGGATTTCTTTGACGCCACGATCAGCCGCACGGCGGCCTGGGTGATCGGCACACGCAACATGCAAAAGGCGCTGTTGCGTGCACTGTTGCTGCCGCAGGCGCACCTGAAATCTGTGGAAGAACGGCTGGATTTCACCGCCCGCCTGCTCTGGACCGAAGAAGTGAAGGATCTTCCCTTCGCCGCCGTCTGGGCAGAATTCTGCACAAGGCAGGATGTTCCCACCGGCGCGGCCCTGATCAACGCGCTGCACAGCTATCAGCACAGCGTCGAGTCCCGGGGGTAA
- a CDS encoding LysR family transcriptional regulator, with the protein MQLAAVLDAGSISAGAQGLGLTQPAVSRSLAMLEARIGAPLFVKGKRPLQATPLGAQLAAHGRAILTASRRASDTVTGFLTGTKGLVRVGGVPFFMDAMISRMVADFQNLEPDVTVQQSYGNLPDLSSALENDLIDLGIVPMGALEAAPGFEFIEILPGRNIVSCRPGHPLLRKRRLQISDLSDFPWVAPLPGSPLMSDLHSILLSNGISDINIRYSGGSLMSVINYMAETNALAVLPFSVVFAQRKENRITVLPLDIPQPNRSLGILRRASANRSQAADRLASHIGTAFEELKHLIKRHENAVVWGR; encoded by the coding sequence ATGCAGCTAGCCGCTGTGCTGGATGCGGGCAGCATCAGCGCGGGCGCGCAGGGGCTGGGTCTGACTCAGCCCGCGGTCAGCCGGTCGCTGGCGATGCTGGAGGCGCGTATTGGCGCGCCATTGTTCGTCAAGGGAAAGCGGCCATTGCAGGCCACGCCGCTTGGCGCGCAGCTAGCGGCGCATGGGCGGGCGATCCTGACGGCGTCGCGCCGGGCGTCAGACACAGTGACGGGCTTCCTGACCGGGACCAAGGGCCTTGTGCGGGTTGGGGGCGTGCCCTTCTTCATGGATGCGATGATCAGCCGGATGGTGGCGGATTTCCAGAATCTGGAGCCCGATGTCACCGTTCAGCAAAGCTATGGCAATCTGCCGGATCTATCTTCGGCGCTAGAAAATGACCTGATCGATCTGGGCATCGTGCCGATGGGCGCGCTGGAGGCCGCGCCAGGGTTTGAGTTCATCGAGATTCTGCCAGGCCGGAATATCGTGTCTTGCAGGCCGGGCCACCCGTTGCTGCGCAAGCGGCGGCTGCAAATTTCCGACCTCAGCGATTTTCCTTGGGTCGCGCCGCTGCCGGGATCGCCGCTGATGTCGGACCTGCATTCGATCCTGCTGTCCAACGGGATATCCGACATCAACATCCGCTATTCCGGTGGCAGTCTGATGAGCGTGATCAACTACATGGCTGAAACCAATGCGCTGGCCGTGCTGCCGTTTTCGGTGGTGTTTGCGCAGCGTAAGGAGAACCGCATCACCGTTCTGCCGCTGGATATTCCGCAGCCCAACCGCAGCCTTGGCATTCTGCGGCGGGCGTCCGCCAACCGGTCGCAAGCGGCGGATCGGCTGGCGAGTCACATCGGCACCGCGTTCGAGGAGTTGAAGCACCTTATCAAGCGGCACGAGAACGCGGTGGTCTGGGGCCGGTGA
- a CDS encoding dioxygenase has product MDGGSPEKHAHKVLEDLALRVGPDARSRLASAFLAIVGRVHDLVAELQPSTEELKVVIDFLTEVGHTADARRQEWVLLADVIGVSTRVEDINCPRPEGATPNTLPGPFYRTDVPDLPLGATLSRDGIGEPLHVHLRLTGLDGRPIPQAQVEVWHANALGRYENQDPDLQPEFNLRGRFTADSAGHVTFETIKPRGYALPEDGPVGRLLMALGLRLERPAHLHFRVTAPGFQTLTTHIFDRHDPAIDRDALFGVRPELLADFRASPSDAGGARHDLDLCFVLVPAGTDAAQRSENSRLSRKEH; this is encoded by the coding sequence ATGGATGGAGGATCGCCGGAAAAGCATGCGCATAAGGTCCTGGAAGACCTTGCTTTGCGCGTGGGGCCTGACGCCCGGTCCCGGCTGGCCTCGGCCTTCCTTGCCATCGTTGGGCGCGTGCATGATCTGGTCGCAGAACTGCAACCCTCAACCGAAGAGTTGAAGGTCGTTATCGACTTCCTGACAGAGGTTGGCCACACCGCCGATGCCCGCCGTCAGGAATGGGTGCTGTTGGCCGATGTGATCGGCGTATCGACGCGGGTAGAAGATATCAATTGCCCCCGCCCCGAAGGCGCCACGCCGAACACGCTTCCCGGACCTTTCTACCGGACCGATGTCCCAGACCTGCCCCTTGGCGCAACCCTTTCCCGCGACGGGATTGGCGAACCGCTGCACGTCCACCTGCGACTGACCGGCCTAGATGGCCGCCCTATCCCGCAGGCGCAGGTTGAAGTGTGGCATGCAAACGCCCTTGGGCGTTATGAAAATCAGGATCCGGACCTGCAACCCGAATTCAACCTGCGCGGTCGGTTTACTGCGGACAGCGCAGGTCATGTCACCTTTGAAACGATCAAGCCGCGTGGCTATGCCCTACCCGAAGATGGCCCGGTGGGCCGCCTTCTAATGGCGCTTGGCCTGCGGCTGGAACGCCCGGCGCATCTGCATTTCCGGGTTACGGCTCCGGGATTTCAAACCCTGACCACCCATATCTTCGACCGTCACGATCCAGCCATCGACCGCGACGCGCTGTTTGGCGTCCGGCCCGAACTTCTGGCCGATTTTCGCGCCAGCCCTTCGGATGCGGGCGGTGCACGGCATGATCTCGACCTTTGCTTCGTCCTTGTCCCTGCAGGCACGGACGCGGCCCAACGCTCTGAAAACTCGCGTCTATCAAGAAAGGAACATTGA
- a CDS encoding VOC family protein, which produces MVQALVSGYHHLTLSTDGAQEDYDFYTKTLGLFSVKRTVLFDGTIPVYHLYYGSRHGDASTIITTFPFRKPGIYGRRGTNQTRTIMQSIPVGAADYWVDRLNAAGIPATKGSRFGLTRVLFAHPCGIPHELVENPGDTRTPIVNEAAGTTAQTAIKGIYGAGIAVFDIDSMNEFVEGGVGLKREASSDEGRMYSVPDNLGPHSVVEIMEDRTSRQGTWMLAGGTVHHMALNTGTEENQIALKARLEGMGFTDVSEQKDRNYFKSMYVRSPGGALFEIAWTVPEGWAKDEAPDAIGQSLVFPPWFEDRRAELMQGLEEAAF; this is translated from the coding sequence ATGGTTCAGGCCCTTGTCAGCGGCTACCATCACCTGACCCTGTCGACCGACGGCGCCCAGGAAGATTATGATTTCTACACGAAAACGCTTGGCCTGTTTTCCGTCAAGCGCACGGTGCTGTTCGATGGCACCATCCCTGTCTATCACCTCTATTACGGATCGCGGCACGGCGATGCCTCTACCATCATCACCACCTTCCCGTTCCGCAAGCCAGGCATCTATGGCCGTCGCGGCACAAACCAGACGCGCACGATCATGCAGTCGATCCCGGTCGGCGCAGCGGATTACTGGGTGGACCGGCTGAATGCAGCCGGCATCCCCGCCACCAAAGGCAGCCGCTTCGGCCTGACCCGCGTGCTTTTCGCCCACCCATGCGGCATCCCGCATGAGCTGGTGGAAAACCCCGGTGACACCCGGACGCCCATCGTGAATGAGGCCGCCGGAACCACGGCACAGACCGCCATCAAGGGCATCTACGGCGCAGGTATCGCCGTGTTCGACATCGATTCCATGAACGAATTCGTCGAAGGCGGTGTCGGCCTGAAGCGTGAAGCCAGCAGCGATGAGGGCCGGATGTATTCCGTCCCCGATAATCTTGGCCCGCATTCCGTGGTGGAAATCATGGAGGATCGCACTTCCCGCCAGGGAACATGGATGCTGGCAGGCGGCACCGTGCACCACATGGCCCTGAACACGGGAACCGAGGAAAACCAGATCGCACTCAAGGCCCGGCTTGAGGGCATGGGGTTTACCGATGTCTCCGAACAAAAGGACCGCAACTACTTCAAATCGATGTATGTCCGCAGCCCCGGCGGCGCGCTGTTCGAAATCGCATGGACCGTCCCCGAAGGCTGGGCCAAGGACGAGGCCCCCGATGCCATCGGTCAATCGCTGGTCTTCCCGCCGTGGTTCGAAGACCGCCGCGCCGAACTGATGCAGGGTCTGGAAGAGGCGGCATTCTAG
- a CDS encoding dienelactone hydrolase family protein, with amino-acid sequence MTGRLHLGADLARAKAVCVFVHGRGQSPEEMADHVIRHLPQDMAYVLPRAEGGAWYAARAVDPLTDDTASELEASLAQLRSVITSARAASSAPLVLAGFSQGACLSLELACSGLASPDTVVAFTGCRVGTPADNRPRALPRGLPVYLTGGDADPWIPVTAFAEAVADLGSQGAALRADLFPGRGHEVSAAERAMLAAILTDLASGHLPGLAAPR; translated from the coding sequence ATGACGGGCAGGCTGCATCTTGGGGCAGATCTGGCAAGGGCAAAGGCGGTTTGCGTCTTTGTCCATGGCCGTGGCCAAAGCCCTGAGGAGATGGCGGATCACGTGATCCGCCATCTGCCGCAGGATATGGCCTATGTCTTGCCCCGTGCGGAGGGTGGGGCGTGGTATGCCGCACGGGCCGTGGATCCCCTTACGGATGACACCGCCTCAGAGCTGGAGGCATCGCTGGCGCAGCTGCGTTCGGTCATCACGTCGGCGCGTGCGGCGTCATCCGCGCCGCTGGTGCTGGCCGGGTTCTCGCAAGGGGCCTGCCTATCGCTGGAACTGGCCTGCAGCGGCCTTGCCTCGCCCGATACTGTGGTCGCCTTTACCGGCTGCCGCGTCGGCACTCCGGCGGACAACCGCCCGCGTGCGCTGCCGCGCGGTCTGCCGGTCTACTTGACGGGTGGCGACGCCGATCCGTGGATACCTGTCACCGCGTTTGCCGAAGCCGTGGCCGACCTTGGCTCGCAGGGCGCAGCGCTGCGCGCCGATCTTTTCCCAGGGCGCGGGCATGAAGTCAGCGCCGCAGAACGCGCCATGCTCGCTGCCATCCTGACTGACCTCGCATCGGGCCATCTGCCCGGATTGGCGGCCCCCAGATGA
- a CDS encoding maleylacetate reductase — protein sequence MTRSFTFPGLTTRVIFGAGTLAQVADEVQRLGHARALILSTPHQADQAQSLADTLGPLAAGVFAGAAMHTPTDVTETAVAAFTDSGATCVISLGGGSTTGLGKAIAVRTGADQLVIPTTYAGSEMTDILGETAAGEKTTRRDPAIRPEVVIYDVDLTLSLPVTLTMTSALNAIAHAMEAFYAPDRNPVIEAMCRDAMRAFHTALPVLHSDPLNRDARAEALYAAWCCSTALGQVSMALHHKLAHVLGGSFGMPHAETHAVLLPHTTAFNEVAAPALLAPISDIFGSPAGAGLWDFAARIGAPQRLADLGLAEPDLDRAADIALRNAYWNPRPFSRDDIRDLLQAAFEGRRPTN from the coding sequence ATGACCCGATCCTTCACCTTTCCAGGCCTGACCACCCGCGTCATCTTTGGGGCGGGCACCCTCGCGCAAGTGGCAGATGAGGTGCAGCGTTTGGGCCATGCCCGTGCGCTGATCCTGTCCACCCCGCATCAGGCCGATCAGGCGCAATCGCTGGCCGACACGCTCGGCCCCCTTGCCGCAGGCGTCTTTGCCGGGGCGGCGATGCACACGCCAACAGACGTGACCGAAACCGCCGTTGCGGCCTTCACGGACAGCGGGGCCACCTGCGTGATCAGTTTGGGCGGCGGCTCCACCACGGGGCTGGGCAAGGCGATTGCCGTGCGGACAGGGGCCGATCAACTGGTGATCCCCACCACCTATGCCGGGTCGGAAATGACCGACATCCTCGGCGAAACTGCAGCTGGCGAGAAAACCACCCGCCGCGACCCCGCCATCCGGCCCGAGGTGGTGATCTATGACGTCGACCTGACGCTGTCGTTGCCTGTCACCCTGACCATGACTTCGGCGCTGAACGCCATCGCCCACGCGATGGAGGCCTTCTATGCCCCCGATCGCAACCCGGTGATCGAGGCGATGTGCCGCGATGCCATGCGCGCCTTTCACACCGCTTTGCCCGTCCTGCACAGCGATCCGCTTAACCGCGACGCGCGGGCCGAGGCGCTCTATGCCGCGTGGTGCTGCTCCACCGCGCTGGGGCAGGTCAGCATGGCCCTGCATCACAAGCTGGCCCATGTGCTGGGCGGGTCTTTCGGGATGCCGCATGCAGAAACCCACGCCGTGCTGCTTCCCCATACCACTGCCTTCAATGAAGTGGCGGCGCCCGCGCTTTTGGCCCCGATCTCCGACATCTTCGGCTCCCCCGCCGGCGCCGGGCTGTGGGATTTCGCCGCTCGCATCGGCGCGCCCCAGCGCCTCGCTGATCTCGGTCTTGCGGAACCCGACCTCGACCGCGCCGCCGACATCGCGCTGCGCAATGCCTATTGGAACCCGCGCCCCTTCAGCCGCGACGATATCCGCGATCTGCTTCAGGCGGCGTTTGAAGGGCGCCGCCCAACCAACTGA
- a CDS encoding ABC transporter substrate-binding protein: MLTRRKFLHSTAATGLTIAASGLAAPAIAQGAKIKLGYVSPQSGPLAGFAESDDYNIKSFLATDAGKNFEVIVKDSQSNPNRAAEVAKELIVSDEIDLMLVASTPENTNPVATTCEAEGVPVISTKAPWQPWFIGQQGNPGDPASWKPFDFAFHYFWGLEDVIAVFLNMWNQIETNKMVGGLFPNDGDGNAWGDPNVGVGPGFAAAGYTLTDPGRYQNLTDDFSAQINAFKAASAEIVTGVVIPPDFTTFRNQAIQQGFNPKIITVAKAILFPQSVEALGEAGHNLSSEVWWSNTHPFKSSLTGMSAADLAADFTAQTGRPWTQPIGFIHSLFEVATNVMGRVDDVTDAEGVAAAIAATNMDTMVGKIAWDGAGLPPFAATNVCKTQLVGGQWRRNADGTFALVVVDNQTAPNIPTGGVMEALA, encoded by the coding sequence ATGCTGACCAGACGGAAATTCCTGCACTCCACCGCCGCAACCGGCCTGACGATTGCCGCGTCCGGCCTTGCCGCCCCCGCCATCGCGCAAGGGGCGAAAATCAAGCTGGGCTATGTCAGCCCGCAATCCGGGCCGCTGGCAGGCTTTGCCGAAAGCGACGACTACAACATCAAATCCTTCCTCGCGACCGACGCGGGCAAGAACTTTGAGGTGATCGTCAAGGACAGCCAGTCCAACCCCAACCGCGCGGCGGAAGTGGCCAAGGAACTGATCGTGTCCGATGAGATCGACCTGATGCTGGTCGCCTCTACCCCGGAAAACACCAACCCGGTGGCCACCACTTGCGAAGCCGAGGGCGTTCCCGTCATCTCGACCAAGGCGCCCTGGCAGCCGTGGTTCATCGGCCAGCAGGGCAACCCCGGCGATCCGGCCAGCTGGAAGCCCTTCGACTTCGCCTTCCACTATTTCTGGGGGCTGGAGGACGTGATCGCCGTCTTCCTGAACATGTGGAACCAGATAGAGACCAACAAGATGGTCGGCGGCCTTTTCCCAAATGACGGCGACGGAAACGCTTGGGGTGATCCGAATGTGGGCGTGGGCCCCGGTTTCGCGGCGGCGGGTTACACCCTCACCGATCCGGGTCGCTATCAGAACCTGACCGATGATTTCAGCGCCCAGATCAACGCCTTCAAGGCCGCGAGCGCAGAAATCGTCACCGGCGTTGTGATCCCGCCCGATTTCACCACCTTCCGCAATCAGGCCATCCAGCAGGGTTTCAATCCCAAGATCATCACTGTGGCCAAGGCCATCCTCTTCCCGCAATCGGTGGAAGCGCTGGGTGAGGCCGGGCATAACCTGTCATCCGAAGTGTGGTGGTCCAACACCCACCCGTTCAAATCCTCGCTCACCGGCATGTCGGCAGCCGACCTTGCTGCCGATTTCACCGCGCAGACCGGCCGCCCCTGGACGCAACCTATCGGCTTCATTCATTCGCTGTTCGAGGTGGCGACCAACGTCATGGGCCGCGTCGACGACGTGACCGATGCCGAAGGCGTGGCCGCTGCGATCGCCGCCACCAACATGGATACGATGGTGGGCAAGATCGCATGGGATGGCGCTGGCCTGCCGCCCTTTGCTGCCACCAACGTCTGCAAGACGCAACTGGTGGGTGGCCAGTGGCGGCGCAATGCCGACGGCACCTTTGCCCTCGTCGTGGTCGACAATCAGACCGCGCCGAACATCCCCACCGGCGGCGTGATGGAGGCGCTGGCCTGA
- a CDS encoding ABC transporter ATP-binding protein — translation MTILDLSDVSKSFGALKVTDGVSFSVPRGQALGIIGPNGAGKSTLFNLITGNIAPDAGKITFLGQDVTRRPAMDRVRMGVGRSFQIPQPFEGLTVYENLAVAASFGQGKSEAAVTDDCVRILHDTELMRLANTPAGALSLLDRKRLELARAMATGPELLLLDEIAGGLTEGECKALVATIKGLHAQGMTIIWIEHVLHALTAVVERLLVLDFGRVIGIGEPEAIMASKEVREIYLGIEA, via the coding sequence ATGACCATCCTCGACCTCAGCGACGTGTCCAAAAGCTTCGGTGCCCTCAAGGTCACCGATGGCGTGTCCTTTTCCGTGCCGCGCGGACAGGCGCTGGGGATCATCGGGCCGAACGGGGCGGGCAAATCCACCCTGTTCAACCTGATCACCGGCAATATCGCGCCCGATGCCGGAAAGATCACCTTCCTCGGTCAGGATGTCACGCGCCGCCCGGCGATGGACCGCGTCCGCATGGGCGTGGGCCGCAGCTTTCAGATCCCCCAGCCGTTCGAAGGGCTGACCGTCTATGAAAACCTCGCCGTGGCCGCCAGTTTCGGACAGGGCAAGTCTGAGGCAGCGGTTACCGATGACTGCGTGCGTATCCTGCACGACACCGAACTGATGCGCCTGGCCAACACGCCCGCAGGGGCGCTTTCCCTGCTCGATCGCAAGCGGCTGGAACTGGCCCGCGCTATGGCCACAGGGCCGGAACTGCTGCTCTTGGATGAAATCGCGGGCGGGCTGACCGAGGGCGAATGCAAGGCGCTGGTCGCCACGATCAAAGGGCTGCACGCGCAGGGCATGACAATCATCTGGATCGAACACGTCCTGCACGCCCTGACCGCCGTCGTCGAACGTCTGCTGGTGCTGGATTTTGGCCGAGTCATCGGAATTGGCGAGCCGGAGGCGATCATGGCCTCCAAGGAAGTGCGCGAGATCTATCTGGGGATCGAGGCATGA
- a CDS encoding ABC transporter ATP-binding protein gives MTLLETKGLTASYGQFRALFGVDVSLSAGETVAIIGANGAGKSTLLRSITGILRNDAGMVLHRGDAIGTLPPESVMQRGIAMVPEGRKLFPSLSVEENLKIGGQVRKASGPWSLDAIYDLFPILREKRNVPGTALSGGQQQMVAIGRALMSNPEVLLCDEISLGLAPVVIRDIYAAMPRIKASGAAIIVVEQDIGRALSVADRVYCMMEGRVTLAAPAATVSRAAIHTAYFGDAA, from the coding sequence ATGACCTTGCTGGAAACAAAGGGCCTCACCGCCAGCTATGGCCAGTTCCGCGCCCTATTCGGCGTGGATGTCTCGCTGTCGGCGGGCGAAACCGTCGCCATCATCGGCGCGAATGGCGCGGGCAAATCCACCCTATTGCGGTCGATCACCGGCATCCTGCGCAATGACGCAGGCATGGTCCTTCACAGGGGCGACGCTATCGGGACACTGCCGCCCGAGTCCGTCATGCAGCGCGGCATTGCTATGGTACCCGAAGGGCGCAAACTGTTCCCCTCGCTCTCGGTCGAAGAAAACCTCAAGATCGGCGGTCAGGTCCGCAAGGCGTCTGGCCCTTGGTCGCTGGACGCGATCTATGACCTCTTCCCGATCCTGCGCGAAAAGCGGAACGTGCCCGGCACCGCGCTTTCGGGGGGCCAGCAGCAGATGGTGGCCATAGGGCGCGCGCTGATGTCCAACCCCGAAGTTCTGCTCTGCGATGAAATCAGCCTCGGCCTCGCTCCCGTCGTGATCCGCGACATCTATGCCGCCATGCCCCGCATCAAGGCATCGGGGGCCGCGATCATAGTGGTCGAACAGGACATCGGCCGTGCGCTTTCAGTCGCCGACCGCGTCTATTGCATGATGGAGGGCCGGGTCACCCTTGCCGCCCCTGCGGCCACGGTCAGCCGTGCCGCCATCCACACCGCCTATTTCGGAGATGCCGCATGA